TGGTGCCTCGTTACAACTCTCGGGAGGTGAACAGCAAAACTCAGAGGCGAGCGGACTAGCGCTTGATTGAATCGTGCAGTCCGCGCGGATGACCTTGAATGCACTGGTCAATTCGTCCAGGCCCACGACCGTTGCGCCCACATGGTTGGCGAAGAAGTTCGCAAAGGCACCCAGATGACGAGCGCTGTCGCGAACACGCTGGCCGTGGTCAGCCCATCGCTTCCCACCCGTGGGATGGTCTAGATGTCGCTCGAAGTTGTACCGAAGCGAGCCGAGCACCGTTTCGAGAGCGCTTTCGTCGATCGGCAACCGACACGCGGCTCTCAACTCCGTGACACACTCATCGAACGCAAAGTCTGACGATTTTCTCATTGCGCTACCTCCAGAGTTTGAAACGACATACCATCCCTGTCGCACTGGCAGGGTGTGCGGCTGCTCACGCCAGTGAGCGGCTCTTAAGATGGAATGCCGCACGGAGGCGCGAGTTGTACCCAGATTCGTGAGTCTCACGTATCGGTGGTATTCGTGCCGTGTCTGGCACGCGTGTGCTCCAGCGTTAGCAGCGATCCAGACGCACCGGCGCGCGTGTGTGCCACACTAGCCCGACAGAGTGATCGGAGTGATCAGTAATGCGTGAAGAGTCAGTCGCGAGTAACGTTCGCATCGAGGGCTACAACGAGCAGGAGCGAGGGTGAATGCCGCCAAGAGCGCTGTTCTTCCATGGCCGGCTGCTGGATGTCGAAGAGGAGCTCGCCAGAGATCCAACGTCGCTCCTGTGCATCGACGGCGCGAGCGTCTTTAACGCGAGCTTTCTGCGCGCGGTGATCGAGCACAGCAATCGTGAGGAGCTGTATCTTCCACGATTGTCCGGCTCGACGGATCCTGTCGCCCACATCCCAGCCTGGGCAAGGCCACACGCCAAACGGCTGCGATGGATCGACGGTGACGAATTGCGAGATGTGCTGCGGCGTCGGCAGCTTGTGTTGATGGCGCCCGATCCGTATCTGTGGACGCTCGCCTGTGTCCGCGCGCAGGTGGACGCCCATGCGTCACCGATCACCGGCGTAATTCACGCCATTCAACCGATCAAACTTGCAAGCTGGCTCAGCAGCCGGATGATGCAACTGCTCCATGAAGCGGATGCGTTGGTCTGTACGAGCGTGGCAGGCCGGTCAGCCGTGGAGAAGATTGTCGAGGCGCTTCCCACGGCGCTTCGCGGTGCGGAGCGCATCCCATTTCGTACTCCAATCATCCCTCTCGGTATCGAGCCTCGGTTGTGCGAAGAACCTGGAAGAGCCAGTGGAGATCAAGAAGCGCGGCCGATCTCGCTGCTCTACGTGGGCCGCCTGTCCGATACGAACAAAGCGGACCTCGTGCCGATGTTGCTGGCGTTGGGGGATGTGGCTCGGCAGAGGTCTGTTCGACTGACGATAGCTGGCGACGACCGAGCGCGGCAGTGCGCCCCTGTGCTCCGTGCGATCGGTGCTGAACTGGGGCTGTCCGAAGTGCTCACGGTCGTGCCAAACGCGAACCACGAGAAAAAGTGGAAGCTGCTACGCCACGCCGACATCTTTGTATCCCCCGTCGACAACGTACAAGAGACGTTTGGCCTCAGCCTTCTGGAGGCCATGCTGGCGGGGCTTCCGGTGGTTGCGTCAGACTGGAGCGGCTACCGAGACATTGTCGTACATGGCAGGACAGGCTTTCTCGTACCCACCATGATCGGACGGGCGGATCGAGGAGACGAGGGTATCGATATCGCAGGATCATGGCAGCGGAACGCCGAGATGGCCGCGGTCACCTACGTGGACTTCGATTCGTGGAAGCATTACGTTACGCAGCTCGTGGACGATGCGGAGCTTCGGTCGCGGATGGGCCGTGAGGGACGACGACGCGTGCTCGCCGAGTTCAGCTGGCGAGGCGTCATTGGTGCCTATGAGGCGCTCTGGACGGAGCTGGAGGCCGGCGCGAAACGGCTGCGGTGTGGCGATCGCCTGCGCCCAAGCTTGCGATTTCATGACGTCTTCGAACACTACGCGAGCGCGATGCTGGACGATGCCTCGCCGCTGTACTGCCCGGGAGACGACCTCATCCCGAGCCGCGTCGCGCTGGCACGTCGATGGAGAGACACCGCACACGCTGGACTACTGGAGGTCCTGTCGCATGTCTGCAGGCGGCCGGGCCTCAGCATCGTGGAGCTGGAGCGAACAACAGGCAAGGCGCGGGACGAGCTGCGAATGGCGGTGATGCGCCTACTCAAGTACGGCGCCCTGCGAAATGGCGGTCCTCGAGCATGTTCGACCCGGTCGCCTTACGCATCAACGACGGCACGGCCGTAACGACCGTCCGCTAGGGACGTGCGGCCAAGGTCTCCAAGCGAAGGATGGCTCTCCAGGCAGCTTCAACGCTCGCCCGATGTGCGTGCGGCGCATATGGCCTGGCCCGCTCCTGTCCCAGCCGAGCCAGCTCTTCGAAGCGCCGTGGTGCTTCCGGACGCCTGCTCACGGCATCCTCGATCAGCTGGGTAACCCCGGCCAGGTCTCCCCACTCGAAAAGCGCCGCAGACGGAAGAATCTCCTGAAGGCTGCCGTTGCGAAAGCCGACCACAACGCACCCACACGCCATGGCTTCTAGCGCAACACGTCCCAGGCCCTCCTCGGCGCTGAAGAAGACCACGACGAGCGATTCCTGAAGCGTCTGTGCCAGCGCTCCTTCGCCCATGTTCGTGAGCGGCAGCCAGCTCACATCCGATGCTTCATTGAGACCTACCGCGGCACGGGACGCGACGATACGGCGCAGGGCTTCAACTGACTGGCGACACTTCGGAACGAAAGCAATCTGTCGTCGACGCCCCACCCATGGCTTGAAGCCGAAGACGGCCGTGTCAATATGTGGGACAACTCTGATCACAGCGACCTGGGGGTACGCCAATCGCAGGTGCCGTGCATTGTGTTCGGACATCGCGAGAACGGCCAGAACGTCCGGGTGCCTGTATGGATCTCTGTCCTGGCAGTTCTCGAGGCTTGAAAACCCGCGCCAGAGGCTCTTGTTGAAGATGATCTTTCGCCCTCGGTACTCTAGGATCCGCGCGCCGAGATCCTCGGGCAACACGACATAATCGCGCTCACAATTCATCAGGCGCGCGGCCGTTCGCCAGTCGATGACACGCGTAGCATTGTCGAACCAGGTGAGCCTGAACCCTGGCCGATCATGAACGATGTACGCCTCGTATCCGAGGTCGTTCAGCGCATCGACATGCTTGTAGGTATCCTTCTGACCCCCAACCTGATGCTGATGGCTGTAGCAATGGCAGAATACCTTACACGTCGGCATAGGGAGAGATGGCCTCGTCGAAGAAGCAGTCCTCGTTTTGCCAGCTCGATCGATGGCTGCGTGGGCGATAGCGGGAAACGAGATGGTCTCTGTGCTGCCGCAGATCTTCGGCCGATAGCGCGCACGTTCTCACTTCGTACGCGGTCTGGCCACCCTTTATCCCATAGGCGCCGGTGATCTCACCATCGGAGCCGGCCGGACGGAGCTGCAAGTCGATCGCAGTTCCATGATCGAGCGCCTGGCGGATGGCGGTTCCCCGGAACGGCATGTAGACGGCACACTGGAAATCGTCGATGCCAGAGTCCCTGATGAAGGCTTCCGTTTCGGCAAGCGTGCCCGCATTCTCGCCTGGAAGGCCCAGCAGGATGAAAGCCTTGACCTGGATGCCATATTTCTTTGCATACCGCACCGTCTGGTAGTTCTGCTCAACCGTGCAACGCTTCTGCACGTTGTCGAGGATGCGTTGACTGCCAGACTCGGCGCCGAAGGCGACCTCCACGCAGCCCGTGTTGGCAAGGAGCTGCGCCATGTCCTCGCCCCACTTGGTGAAGTATCGCGCCTGGGCGTTGCAGCGATACCAGAGCTCGCGCTTCGAGAGCTGCTGGCAAATGGGCTGGATCTTCGGGAGCGAGATGGCGAAGAGATCGTCGAAGATGTAGACCGCACGCCAGCCGGCGGCACGAATATCGTCCAACTGGTGCCCAATGCTGTCCAGGCTCGACCATCTGACCGCCGTCAGCGCCTCCTCGCAGAAGGTGCATCGCTCGGGGCAGCCGCGCGCCGTCATGAGCGTGGTCGCCGGGCGCCCGCAGAGCAGATACCGATAACGCCGCAGGATCTGGATGGCGTTGTCGCTGGTTCGATCAGGTCTCGGTTGAGTGGCGATCTCCTCTCGCGTGAGCACGCTCGAGAGGGTGCGGCTGCTGGCTTGGCCGGCGAGAATGGCCACGAGCGCCTTCTCGCCATCGAGCGGAACCAGAAAGTCGAAGACCGGCTCTCTTGCCAGATCCTGCCAGTAGTGCTTCACGTGCGGGCCGCCCGCAATGACGGTGGTTCTAGGCGACGCCGCTTTGATGGCTGCCGCCAGTCGAAGTGCCTCGTGTCGCTGGGGCGTCATGATGCTGATACCCACCGCGTCGTAATCGCGCACCCACGCGAGGTGTTCGACGTCGTAATCGTCATCGCCGACGATGACCCGTGTGTCTGGCAGATAGCGCTCCACATAACTCTTCAGGTAGAAGTTTGCCAGCGGCGGATACACTTTCGCATCGTCGAGAAATGGGCTTCGGCAACTCAAGAGGAGGAGATTGCTGGCTGGAAGCATCGGAACGCCCTGGCGACAGTGAGACACGATTCCCACGCGCCGGTTCGAAGTGCGGATTCGCGCGACGGGCCGGTTCAGCGGACGTCTCTACGTTCGCGCGGTGACAACTCTCGAAGAGGTGATGCCGCAATAGAGGTGCGTCGTGTACCGATGATCAGGCGTGGCGCATACTCAATGGCACCTGCCGTGCACGTCTTGGCACAAGTGTGTGATTGTGTCCGGCTGATTGATGTGCTGCGATCGGTGATGCCCTTGCTGACACGCCACTAGCGGTCGCACCTATCGGCGCACGAGGATCGCGCCGGTGTCGCGGCGTTTGAGAAGGCGATAGAGCTGATGTCGAGAGAGACCGAGCTCGGCAGCGGCAGCTCCCCGTCTGAAGCCGTTCCGTTCCAGAGCCGCTTGAACTTCAGCAGAGGAAGGGGGGCGGTCGAGGACCGTGGTGGAATGCCCGGGCAGCCGATGCGGCGCGCCCCCTGTCGCGCCGAAGTCCTCCGGGAGGTGCTCGCGCGCCAGCAGCACCTCGCCTCCGGCAGCGACGATCATGCGCTCGAGCGTGTTCTCCAACTCCCGGACGTTGCCTGGCCAGTGGTAGCGGACGAAGAGCTCGAAGACTCCCGGCTCGAGCGCCGGAACCGAACGGCTCTTGCGCTCAGCAAAGCGCTTGAGAATCGCTTCAACCAACTTCCACAGATCACTCGCGCCGCGCCGGCGCAGGGGCGGCACGCGCAGCTCATACACCTTGAGCCGGTAGTACAGATCCTCCCGGAACCGCCCACGCGCCTTCGCCCGCGTGAGGTCGACGTGTGTCGCCGCAATCACGCGAACGTCGAAGGGGATCTCGTGTCGGCCGCCCACTCGCTGCACCGTGCGCTGCTGGAGTGCCCGCAGGAGCTTCATCTGAAGGTCGGGTATCAAGTCGCCGACCTCGTCCAGGAACACGGTCCCACCGTTGGCCCGCTCGAACGGTCCGGGCTGGTCGTCGAGCGCACCGGTGAACGCACCTCGCACATGGCCAAAGAGCTCATCCTCGACCAAGGTCGGGGAGAGGCCGGCGCAGTTGACCACCACGAAGCGAGCTCGGTGGCGCGGCGAAGCGCGATGAATGCCGTGTGCGACGCGCTCCTTTCCCGTGCCTGACTCGCCGACAATCAGGACGGTGACGTCCGCATCGCGCGCAACACGCTGCATGTGTTGCTTCAGCGCGCAGATCTCCGCCGAGCCACCATCCACTTCCGGAAAGGGATCGTCCGGCATGTGCATCTCCGCCGAGGGGCACCCCCCGGCCATGAGTGCAGAACGCCGGATCCGCCGAAAACGCACACTACGGTTCAGCTGGCGATGTGATTTTCTTCTTCGGCACCACAGATCGCCCGGGCCACCGCCTCGTGAGACCTACGGCCCGCGGCTCAGGTACACGAACACGAGACCGAAGGAGAGACCGGCGTAGTAGTACGCGGTGTCGGAGGCGGCCTGCACCTGTCCGGCCGCGGTCTCGATGTCGTCTCGTTGCTCCAAGGTCAAGCCGGCCGCCTTCAAGGCCTTGCGCCACGCGGCGCGCGCATCGCCGAACTCGAGATGCGCACGTGCAACAGACTCGATGGCCGCGAAGAGCTCGGGCTCGCTGCGCGCACCCGGATCGAAGATGCCGCGTGAGGGCACTTGGCGCATGGCGAGCGCGATGAGCTCGGACAGCGCCTCCGCGTGGCCGCGAGGACACTCGAGCTCGGCGGCGCGAACGACCCGGTGCAGCGTCGGATGCCAGTCCGCCAGGGCGCGGGAACGTGAAAGACGATGACGCATGCGACCCCCTGACCCTCATTGGTTGACGGGTGAGGCCTGGTCGTGCGTATCGCCCGCGCGGCCGGGCCGTTCTTTTTGTACGGATGCCCGCTGTTGGGCCAGTGGGTCGCCGAGCGCCTGTCGTGTTTGCCCCCGGCGGTCTGAGCACGAAGATGCCGGACGGGCGGCGATCGCGGCGAGTAGAAGGAACAGCGGACGACGAGAGCGTAGCGCGCGCCAGGGGCGAAGACAAGGGAAAAGGTCGTGCCAACTTTTGATATCCTCGCTTCCTCGGCGCGATAACGGCCGCCTCGGCGAGGCGGCCCTACCATGATGGGCCTGGTCATGGTGCGCGCATGCGCGCGCATGCGCGCGCACCGAGTGCGGGTGCTGTCCAGCGCTTCCTGATCTCGAATTCATTGGTCGGACTCGGCACCGAGCGATGGCACGCGTGTTGCCTCCTGCCAGCGGGAGTGACTGGCATGAACGAGGATCGCGTATCCGTATCGCCGGCCGTGCGAGCGTCGATTTCCGGAGATGGCCTTGTGCTCCTGGACGTGCATGGTGGTCTCCTCTTGACGTCGAATCCGGTTGGCGCACGGATCTGGCGGCTGCTCGAACAGCAATGGACGCCTCTCGAGATCGCGCACCAACTGGTCGAGGAATGCGACGTTCCTCTCGAGCGCGTGCATCACGACGTGACAGCATTCGTCTCGGCGCTCGTGAAGCTGGGTCTGGCGACCGAGGAGGTGACGAGGTGACGCGGCGCGCCGTGCGCCAGGCCCACCGGCTCGCCATACTGACCGGCCACGCATGGCTCGGTCTCGTCGCGTTCGACGTTGCGCGGCTGGCTGGGTTCGCTCGCCTACACGAGTCGCTGCGTCGCTATCGGGCGCGCCGCCGCGAGGGTGATGGTCCTGGCATCGACGACCTGGTTTGGGCGATCGATGAAGCCTGCGTCTGGTACGTGAAGCGTGCGGCCTGCTTACAGCGCTCGGCAGTTGCGACCTGGCTGCTCCGGCGGCATGGCTTTGCCGCGGAGCTGGTCATCGGATATCGGCCGATTCCATTCGAGTCGCACGCCTGGGTGGAAGTAGATGGCCTGGTCGTCAACGACCGGCCGCAATACAAGAAGTTCTTTGCGGTGTTGGAACGTCTCTGATTCCTGGAAGCGGTGAGTCATGGCAGCGTTGGCGGGATCTCTCTTCTTCGATCGGCGCCCAACCGAGAACGAATGCTCATCGCTGGTTGCTGCGCTCCAGCCGATGACGCCCGATGGTGTCTCGGTGCATGCCGAGCCGGGCCTGGTGATGGTGCATGGCGCATTCGACGTCTGGGCGGGCGAGCGGTCGGCGCAACAACCTGCACGCTCATCGTCCGGGCTCGTCATGACCTGGGACGGCCGGCTCGACAACCGCGACGATCTGCTGCTGCGGCTCAGCGGAAGGCTCGGGAACGATGCAAGTGACGACGCGATTGCGCTGTCGACATTCGAACGGTGGGGCGTGGAAGGTTTGCGCTTGCTCATTGGCGATTGGAGCCTCGTGATATGGGACAGCAGGCAGCGGACGCTTCATTTGGCGCGCGACTACATGGGAGTCAGGCCGCTCTATTACCTCGCCGATTCCCAGGCGATCATGTGGTCCAGCAGCCTCGGCGAGCTGGCGATACGTGCCGATCGAGCGGACGCGCTGGACGAAGCCTTCGTCGCACGATTCATGGCCCTTCAGTTCTCGACCGACGTGACCCCTTACCAAGGCATTCGCGGAGTGCCGACGGCAACCTGCGTGTCGTTCTCGCCGGAAGGTGCGGAGACAAGGCAGCGCTTCTGGCACCTGCAGCCAGGCCTCACCCGCTACCGCGACAAGGGGCAGTACGAAGAGCATCTTCGGGCGCTATGGATCGAGGCCGTCGGGTCGCGCCTGCGGGCTGAAGGCACGGTATGGGCGGAGCTGAGCGGCGGCCTGGATTCGTCGTCTGTGGTCTGCATCGCGGACGCGCTCATCAAAGCCGGGCGCGTGACGGCGAGTGCCATTCAACCGCTGTCGCATGTCACGCTGAAGTCACCGGAAGGCGACGAGAGACGGTTCATCGCGGAGGTGGAAGCTCGCGTCGGCGTTCCTAGTGAAGTCATTGGCGTGGAGGACCATCAGGATCTGGTTGACTCCGAATGGGACTGGGTGTCGCCCTTTGCCGCCCGCGGCGTGGGGCTGGCAATGGTGCGGCATGTGACTCGACGAGGAGGGCGAGCAATCCTCTCTGGACGTGTGGGCGACACGGTCATGGGTTGTCTGCCAGATAACAGCCTGGCCGTGCTGGACGACTTCGAGCAGGGCAGCGTGATTACCGCGCTGGCCAAGATGCGGCGGTGGTGTCGCGCGACCCAGAAGCCGTTCGTTGAGATCGCCTGGGGTCTCGCCGTTGCGTATTGGCACGCGGGGCTCACGAAAACCACTCAGGGGCATCTGAATGAGTCGCAGCAGGCAGGTCTCGACCTCGTCACGCCGCGATTCCAGCTTCTGGTACGGGGAGATACGTCGGTTGCCAGCGCATTCTCGAGAGTGACGCCGTCCAAGTGCCGCCTTGCTTCGTCGGTGCTCGCGTATTCGTTGACGGGGCGCTTGAACATTCCCATCCTTCCGCCAGGCGTGATCCACACATACCCATTCGTCCATCGGCCGCTTGTCGAGTACATCCTGGCCATTCCCGGTGAAGAGCTGAGCGCGCCTGGCGAGACGCGGTCCCTCATGCGTCGTGCGTTCGAAGGCTTGGTCCCAGAGAGGATCCTGCGGCGCACGTCGAAGGGCCACTACGCCCCAGCAGCCACGCGCGCCGCTCGCCCGCTTGCCGCCTCGATGTTGCCGGTCGAGCGCCTCGAAGTGGTTCGGCGCGGTTGGATTGACCCTCAGAAGCTCGAGGCGATGATTCACATGCTCGTTCACGGCGGCGGCCGCACAGGGGTGGACGTACGACGGGTGTTGCGCTTGGAACAGTGGCTGACATCACGAGATCGGCGGGGGCCCGCCGCAATGCCAAAACGAAAGGAGGTGATAACCAATGCGATACGAAGCGCCTGAGCTCATCATGCTCGGTCCGGCACCACTCGTGGTGCTGGGGACCCGCGAGCCCGGAGAGGACGACAACGGCAGCTCCCAGGTCTCTCGGCCAGAGCCTGGCATCGCACTCGGTCTCGACGACTGAGTGTTCTCTCGACCTACCCTCGCCTTCGGTGTGCGCAGCCGAGGGCGAGGGCCCTTGCAACGCATGCGACAGATGCTGCACCTGCTCGCTATCGATCCCGACCGTCGTGCCGCGCTCGCGTCGTGGCACAAGGCGCGATGGGCGTTGCCAATCGCCTGCTGCTCGGAGTGGGCGCGATCCGGGCCGCTGGTGTCTCAGTGGCTGGCGGATCGTGGCCTGGCCGGCGTGCTGATCGGGCAATGGCTCGGACGCCTGTCGCTTGAGGCGGATGCCGTCGATTGGCTGGCCGTTGCACACGTGTCCGCACTGCGAGCCGTGGCCCCGGCAATGTCCTGGACACCGATTGAGTCGCTGAGGTCTCCAGACTCCCTGCTCGAATACCAGCGGTGGGCGGTTTCGCAGGCGATGTGCAGCGGGGAGCTCCCCTGCGTGCCTGGCCCGTTCGGAAAGCCAACCTGGTTCGAGGAGGTGAAGACCTGGACTTGCAGCGCCGTGGGCGCGTCTGACGCATCGCATGTGGTGTCATACCGAGCCACGCCGTACGAGGTCGTGCTGGGCGTTTCGACGCCGCGCGGTCGAGTGTACTTTAAGGGCTTCTCTTCGGATCGGGCGTCGGAAGCAAGCATTACGCGAGCTCTGTCGGAGCTCGCACCGGGCGCGTTCCCCCGTACGCTGGCACTGGAACAGAGAAGCAATGGGTCGGTGTGGTGGGTCACCGAGGAGTGCCCTGGCCCTTCGCTCGCGCGAAGCGTTACGCGAGACCGTGCGGCACGTTCTGGCGCAGCCTGTGCACACTTGCAACAGCGGCTCGCCGACTATTTGAGCCGCGAAAACGGTCTGGCGATGCCTAACGTCGATCTTGGTAGGCTTTCTGCTTGGGGAAGGGAAATCCTACGTCATTCATATCAGGAAGAAGCTATAGGTACCCATTTCACTGCGATCACGCGCGCCTGCGAGGAGGTGGGAGCGGCCAACGTCGTGCACAGCCTCGTCCCGGCCGATCTACATCCGAGCAACATTGTCGTGACCGATGACGCCGTCCGATTCATCGACCTGGACGAGGCGCACATCGGCCCGTCGCCGCTCGCGGTATCGATCTTGGTGCGGCGACTGGCACGAGCGCAGCGAAGTCGCTCCGCTCACTCTATGTTGCGCAATGCGCTCTATTCCGTGTATGAGCGCGCCTGGTCGTCCCCGTGTCAGATGGCTGGTCGCTGGCCAGCCTTCGAGGCCGTCTCGGCTCTTCTCGAGGCATATCTGGGATGGACCCGCGTCGTGAGAAAGACGGAACGTGGCGAAATCTACGGCGTGCTCGATCTTGCCAAAGAGCGAACAGCGCAGCGACTCGTGGAGACGTTCAGTGCCGAGCACTCTGAACGCTGGGATCAATCGAAGCGATAGACCATCGTTCCAACCGCCGACGGGCGGTCCCTCAGCTTGGGAATGCGCTTTCGATTCTCCCACGGGTGTCGTGCCTCATCACGCTCCATGGCACCGTCGATCAGCTCACAGAGCAGCACGCGCACATGCCCCGGCTCGGCCGACGGCGCCGAAGGGAGCTTTACGGTTTCGGTCCACTTCGCGCCTGGCTGGCGTGGGCCGCTTCGCGAGGACGCGTGGCGCTGCGCCTTCGTCGTGATGATCTCGTCCAACACAAATTTACCGGTCTTCGTTGGAAACGGCGCCGTATTGACAGCAGCGATCCAGCGTCCCGCCCGGGGCCGTCTGACCACGAGTCTCTGCTCCTTCGCGGCTGGCAGCGTGAAATTGTCAGAAAAACACTCTCCGGACGAGCAGTCGTACAAATACAGCTCCAGAGGGTCCGGTTCGGTATCCACGCCGCGGAGATGCAGGGCGAGGGTTGCAGCACCTTCCGGAACGTCGATCTCGAACTGGTTCGGTAGCCCCGCCGGAAGAAGCTCCCCATGGTGACGCTTGAGCGTACCGACCGACGTTTCGAGGACTGGCTCTGTGAGCTGGCCACCGCGGTTCTCGACGTCGATCTCGAGCACGCCATGACCGGCGGAGGCTGGCCTGAGCGATGTTCTCAGGAGCCGCGCGGTGAGGGCGTACTCTGCCTCGTCCGTCGACACGAGCTCTGGATTGTCTTCGGTCCGCGCACTGGTATTGCTCACACTGATCGTCCAGGTGCCAGCCGCAGGGTTGGGCATGGCAAGGTGATACGTGCCTTTCGGGAACGTGCGTCCGCCCAGTGGGTACGCGTGACCATAGTAGTTGGGATACAAACCGTGGCTCGGCACGATGCTTGCCCGGACGGAGCCACTGACCACTTTCAGCTCGATGCTCAGCGTGGCCACACCTTCCGGTACTGTCAGATAGTGTGTGTTCGTGCGCATCAACGGGGCCGACCCGCTCAAGCGGAGCGTGGCGTCAGGCGCGTCGAAGCGCTCGGTTGCTACTAGCGTGGCTTGCGTCCTGAAAACGATGGCATCGGTGGCCGGATCGTGCAGATTGAGAATCGCGCTGTGGGCGCCTGTGGACGCGAGGGCGATGGCCACCGGCAGAGAGGTCGTCTGGTTCAGCGGCAGCGTGAGGGAGCGTTGTGTCGAAAACGTGCCATCATTGCCGGTCCAACTCAAGCGATACGTGACCGCGCTGTCAGCGCCTGATTGACGTTGAAAGTGAATGGTGCGCCGACCTCTCATGCCGGCGCTCCAACCCTCACGCTCGAAGATGCCTACGCCTTTGTGTCCATGCGCCGCGTACGGTGCCAAGGGATGCACAATCTTTGCAGTGGCTTGAATCCGTGGTATCTCGATGGGACGCTTGAGCTCCCGCCAGGCGGCGTTCACGTCGAGAACGCCGTTACCTTGCTGATGTGACGGCCATCCAGCGAGAAACCGTGCGCCGACGCGCAACGCACGGCCGAGGGTCGGAACCGTGTAACTGACATGCTCCTGTTTGGCCGCGCTCAGGAGGAGCGCCGCCACTCCGGCGGCGTAGGGACCGCTGGCAGACGTGCAGCAACTGATCTGGTAACCTGGCGGGAACTTCGCTGTTGGTGCGTTCTTCGGGATCTGAAGGGCCACGCTGTCGTTCCACACATCCGCGGCGATGCGGTGTACGGGCGCGAGGAAATCCGGCTTGAGAGCGCCATCGAGTGACGGCCCAGACGCGCCGACCGGATGGAGCATAAGACCACCCAGAGTACCGCCCCCATAGAGAGCCGCGAACGTCTGCGGCCCGATCGAGCCGCCAACTGAGAAGACGTCACCAAGTGACGCCACGCTGTTGAGCCAGAGCTGCATGTTACCAGCACTGTTGAAAATCGGCTTTCCATGGACGGCAACCATCCGTC
The Luteitalea sp. genome window above contains:
- a CDS encoding S8 family serine peptidase — encoded protein: MSLRIRRSSINNTQRHRVAEAARSLAARATRHQPIVCAATVSCLLVGLTVVSVIALIAPTEAETQRMSFHNRLLLNRAAVSGLRALEVMLLVTDNGLTATSARVERLGGRVQRADEDIRYVRAEVPIEKLTDLVADDRIEAYQISSMSKASWYRDGPPQENAELFREYERVIPNVRRKPVEGRELPFLSATRARESGYTADEDVGLTEWFQKHPTYDGRGVTIAILESALPEFRHPTLHSAKTLDGREIPKLAGILSAIGPDQGDTTRVELSTEVHATHAWQKIGDRTYAVPRPGRYRFGLFRLPAAVNLIHEYGVLREEASGDIWVDANGNADFRDETPVTDANEELDVRALKLTHPEPVDLSFVVAAGRAPHTVHIYTSRGGHQAMTLSVAAGSKTEDGLAYGVAPGARVLLVRRSSTFSGLHTLLESYLDTIKRPDVDLIGTAAGIVMVPDTAADFTGLFFRRMVAVHGKPIFNSAGNMQLWLNSVASLGDVFSVGGSIGPQTFAALYGGGTLGGLMLHPVGASGPSLDGALKPDFLAPVHRIAADVWNDSVALQIPKNAPTAKFPPGYQISCCTSASGPYAAGVAALLLSAAKQEHVSYTVPTLGRALRVGARFLAGWPSHQQGNGVLDVNAAWRELKRPIEIPRIQATAKIVHPLAPYAAHGHKGVGIFEREGWSAGMRGRRTIHFQRQSGADSAVTYRLSWTGNDGTFSTQRSLTLPLNQTTSLPVAIALASTGAHSAILNLHDPATDAIVFRTQATLVATERFDAPDATLRLSGSAPLMRTNTHYLTVPEGVATLSIELKVVSGSVRASIVPSHGLYPNYYGHAYPLGGRTFPKGTYHLAMPNPAAGTWTISVSNTSARTEDNPELVSTDEAEYALTARLLRTSLRPASAGHGVLEIDVENRGGQLTEPVLETSVGTLKRHHGELLPAGLPNQFEIDVPEGAATLALHLRGVDTEPDPLELYLYDCSSGECFSDNFTLPAAKEQRLVVRRPRAGRWIAAVNTAPFPTKTGKFVLDEIITTKAQRHASSRSGPRQPGAKWTETVKLPSAPSAEPGHVRVLLCELIDGAMERDEARHPWENRKRIPKLRDRPSAVGTMVYRFD